The Ruania alba genome window below encodes:
- the nrdE gene encoding class 1b ribonucleoside-diphosphate reductase subunit alpha: MDYHALNAMLNLYGPNGEIQFEKDREAARQYFLQHVNQNTVFFHNLAEKLDYLVEHGYYETEVLEKYSREFVQQLFDHAYGKKFRFQTFLGAFKYYTSYTLKTFDGKRYLERFEDRVCMVALTLADGDEQFATMMVDEIISGRFQPATPTFLNSGKKQRGEPVSCFLLRIEDNMESIARAINSALQLSKRGGGVALLLSNIREHGAPIKKIENQSSGVIPVMKLLEDSFSYANQLGARQGAGAVYLHAHHPDILRFLDTKRENADEKIRIKTLSLGVVIPDITFELAKNNEDMYLFSPYDVERVYGKPFAEVNVSEHYREMVNDGRIKKKKINAREFFQTLAEIQFESGYPYVMFEDTVNRANPIEGKITHSNLCSEILQVSTASTYKDDLSYDHVGKDISCNLGSLNIALSMDSPDLGKTVGTAIRALTAVSDQTHIWSVPSIEQGNNDSHAIGLGQMNLHGYLARERIHYGSAEGVDFTNMYFYTVLFHALTESNKLAIERGKAFKGFENSTYASGEFFDKYLDETWEPATERVRQLFDEAGVRLPTREDWAALKESVQAHGIYNQNLQAVPPTGSISYINNSTSSIHPVASKIEIRKEGKIGRVYYPAPFLDNDNLEYFQDAYEIGYEKVIDTYAAATQHVDQGLSLTLFFKDTVTTREVNKAQIYAWKKGIKTLYYIRLRQLALEGTEVEGCVSCAL; the protein is encoded by the coding sequence ATGGACTATCACGCGCTCAACGCGATGTTGAACCTCTACGGTCCGAACGGGGAGATCCAGTTCGAGAAGGACCGGGAGGCGGCGCGCCAGTACTTCCTGCAGCACGTCAACCAGAACACCGTCTTCTTCCACAACCTCGCGGAGAAGCTGGACTACCTGGTCGAGCACGGCTACTACGAGACTGAGGTGCTCGAGAAGTACTCCCGGGAGTTCGTGCAGCAGCTCTTCGACCACGCCTACGGGAAGAAGTTCCGCTTCCAGACCTTCCTGGGTGCGTTCAAGTACTACACCTCGTACACGCTGAAGACCTTCGACGGGAAGCGGTACCTGGAGCGGTTCGAGGACCGGGTCTGCATGGTGGCGCTCACGCTGGCCGACGGTGACGAGCAGTTCGCCACGATGATGGTGGACGAGATTATTTCCGGCCGGTTCCAGCCGGCCACCCCGACCTTCCTGAACTCGGGGAAGAAGCAGCGTGGTGAGCCGGTCTCGTGCTTCCTGCTGCGCATCGAGGACAACATGGAGTCGATCGCGCGGGCGATCAACTCCGCCCTGCAGCTGTCCAAGCGGGGCGGTGGTGTGGCGCTGCTGCTGAGCAACATCCGTGAGCACGGGGCGCCGATCAAGAAGATCGAGAACCAGTCCTCCGGGGTGATCCCGGTGATGAAGCTGCTGGAGGACTCCTTCTCCTACGCGAACCAGCTGGGTGCGCGCCAGGGGGCGGGCGCCGTCTACCTGCACGCCCACCACCCGGACATCCTGCGGTTCCTGGACACCAAGCGGGAGAACGCGGACGAGAAGATCCGCATCAAGACCCTCTCCCTGGGCGTGGTGATCCCGGACATCACGTTCGAGCTGGCGAAGAACAACGAGGACATGTACCTGTTCTCCCCGTACGACGTGGAGCGCGTGTACGGCAAGCCGTTCGCCGAGGTGAACGTGAGCGAGCACTACCGCGAGATGGTCAACGACGGGCGGATCAAGAAGAAGAAGATCAACGCCCGCGAGTTCTTCCAGACCCTCGCCGAGATCCAGTTCGAGTCCGGCTACCCGTACGTGATGTTCGAGGACACGGTGAACCGGGCGAACCCGATCGAGGGCAAGATCACGCACTCGAACCTGTGCTCGGAGATCCTGCAGGTCTCCACCGCCTCGACCTACAAGGACGATCTCTCCTACGACCACGTGGGCAAGGACATCTCCTGCAACCTGGGCTCGCTGAACATCGCGCTCTCGATGGACTCCCCGGACCTCGGCAAGACCGTGGGCACGGCGATCCGCGCGCTGACGGCGGTCTCGGACCAGACGCACATCTGGTCGGTGCCCTCGATCGAGCAGGGCAACAACGACTCGCACGCCATCGGCCTCGGGCAGATGAACCTGCACGGCTACCTCGCCCGGGAGCGGATCCACTACGGCTCCGCCGAGGGCGTGGACTTCACGAACATGTACTTCTACACGGTGCTGTTCCACGCGCTCACGGAGTCGAACAAGCTGGCCATCGAGCGCGGCAAGGCGTTCAAGGGGTTCGAGAACTCCACCTACGCCAGCGGTGAGTTCTTCGACAAGTACCTGGATGAGACGTGGGAGCCGGCCACCGAGCGGGTGCGCCAGCTGTTCGACGAGGCCGGAGTCCGGCTGCCCACCCGGGAGGACTGGGCGGCGTTGAAGGAGTCGGTGCAGGCGCACGGCATCTACAACCAGAACCTGCAGGCGGTGCCGCCGACCGGCTCGATCTCCTACATCAACAACTCCACCTCTTCGATCCACCCGGTGGCCTCGAAGATCGAGATCCGCAAGGAAGGCAAGATCGGGCGGGTCTACTACCCGGCGCCGTTCCTCGACAACGACAACCTGGAGTACTTCCAGGACGCGTACGAGATCGGCTACGAGAAGGTCATCGACACCTACGCCGCCGCCACTCAGCACGTGGACCAGGGGCTGAGCCTGACCCTGTTCTTCAAGGACACGGTGACCACGCGTGAGGTGAACAAGGCACAGATCTACGCCTGGAAGAAGGGCATCAAGACCCTGTACTACATCCGGCTCCGCCAGCTCGCGCTGGAGGGGACTGAGGTGGAAGGCTGCGTCAGCTGCGCACTGTGA
- a CDS encoding SHOCT domain-containing protein — translation MELIGHVFADGPWHGGYGPPFPFFLIPLFWLVVIGGIATAVILSRRKHMRTAGARAGERVLAERFAQGEIDATEYRRMLAELRERT, via the coding sequence ATGGAGCTCATCGGACACGTCTTCGCAGACGGACCCTGGCACGGCGGCTACGGCCCGCCGTTCCCTTTCTTCCTCATTCCGCTGTTCTGGCTCGTCGTCATCGGCGGGATCGCGACCGCCGTCATCCTGAGCCGGCGCAAGCACATGCGCACCGCCGGCGCCCGCGCCGGCGAACGGGTACTCGCCGAGCGATTCGCCCAGGGCGAGATCGACGCCACCGAGTACCGCCGGATGCTCGCCGAGCTGCGCGAGCGCACCTAA
- the nrdF gene encoding class 1b ribonucleoside-diphosphate reductase subunit beta, producing MSEKLKLVSRVSAINWNRIQDEKDVEVWNRLVNNFWLPEKVPLSNDIQSWHTLTEAEQLMTTRVFTGLTMLDTIQGTVGAVSLIPDALTPHEEAVYTNIAFMESVHAKSYSSIFSTLISTTEIDEAFRWSEENESLQRKAEIVLGYYRGDDPLKRKVASTMLESFLFYSGFYAPMYWSSRAKLTNTADLIRLIIRDEAVHGYYIGYKYQKGLEQETPQRRQELKDYTFELLFELYDNEEDYTEALYDPLGLTEDVKAFLRYNANKALMNLGYEGMFPSDQTAVNPAILSSLSPNADENHDFFSGSGSSYVIGKAVNTEDEDWDF from the coding sequence GTGTCAGAGAAGCTCAAGCTCGTGAGCAGAGTGTCGGCGATCAACTGGAACCGGATCCAGGACGAGAAGGACGTCGAGGTGTGGAACCGCCTCGTGAACAACTTCTGGTTGCCGGAGAAGGTGCCGCTGTCCAACGACATCCAGTCCTGGCACACCCTCACCGAGGCCGAGCAGCTGATGACCACGCGGGTCTTCACCGGGCTGACGATGCTGGACACGATCCAGGGCACGGTGGGTGCGGTCTCGCTGATCCCGGATGCCCTCACCCCGCACGAGGAGGCCGTCTACACGAACATCGCGTTCATGGAGTCGGTGCACGCGAAGAGCTATTCCTCGATCTTCTCCACGCTGATCTCCACCACCGAGATCGACGAGGCGTTCCGCTGGTCGGAGGAGAACGAGAGCCTGCAGCGCAAGGCCGAGATCGTGCTCGGGTACTACCGGGGTGACGACCCGCTCAAGCGCAAGGTCGCCTCCACGATGCTCGAGTCCTTCCTGTTCTACTCGGGCTTCTACGCCCCGATGTACTGGTCCTCCCGGGCGAAGCTGACCAACACGGCGGACCTGATCCGGTTGATCATCCGGGACGAGGCGGTGCACGGGTACTACATCGGGTACAAGTACCAGAAGGGTCTGGAGCAGGAGACGCCGCAGCGGCGTCAGGAGCTGAAGGACTACACCTTCGAGCTCCTCTTCGAGCTCTACGACAACGAAGAGGACTACACCGAGGCCCTCTACGACCCGCTCGGCCTGACCGAGGACGTGAAGGCGTTCCTGCGCTACAACGCGAACAAGGCGCTGATGAACCTCGGCTACGAGGGGATGTTCCCCAGTGACCAGACCGCGGTGAACCCGGCGATCCTCTCCTCCCTCTCCCCGAACGCGGACGAGAACCACGACTTCTTCTCCGGGTCCGGTTCCTCCTACGTGATCGGCAAGGCGGTCAACACCGAGGACGAGGACTGGGACTTCTGA
- a CDS encoding MFS transporter: MTHSEVPATHTTGASVRPTPPWRYAIGMFGTSIPINLIKGSMILYYVDILGMDVRAYGAVMVVYAIIDAIDNPVLGFLSDRTRTRFGRRRPWLLVGGPMLAACMVAFFSAPDSLDGIGVVLWFAVFAILCEAFDSLLNANYGALLPELFPAERRRAVANSLRQGFQLVALVISLAVTPLLTTQVLGTETTTEGFTTTAIIYGGIAVVVIVFMALSVRENPRYSTRERPRFLPAIGSVLRNPLFWQVGLVGACYGIAMALVLSGVQLYVRYSLGLPVANALYLQGAVIAVTALALLGWTRLVARFGAPRMWRIAFLVLAAGFVALFFATDLVTGILAGAVLGLGWSGMLATNDLIVARVLDGDAATHGEHREGLFLSAFGFFGRLNGVITGLALTSLGVFFGYNSGDDPGSNPGQAFRIYLTVYPFALTVIGAVASRFIKVPEAGTAQ, translated from the coding sequence GTGACCCACTCGGAGGTCCCGGCGACCCACACGACCGGTGCATCGGTGCGCCCCACTCCGCCGTGGCGCTATGCCATCGGCATGTTCGGCACCTCGATCCCGATCAACCTGATCAAGGGATCGATGATCCTGTACTACGTCGACATCCTCGGGATGGACGTACGTGCCTACGGGGCGGTGATGGTCGTCTACGCGATCATCGACGCCATCGACAACCCCGTCCTGGGTTTCCTCTCCGACCGCACCCGCACCCGGTTCGGCCGCCGCCGGCCGTGGCTCCTGGTCGGCGGGCCGATGCTGGCCGCCTGCATGGTGGCGTTCTTCTCCGCACCGGACTCGCTGGACGGCATCGGCGTAGTGCTGTGGTTCGCCGTCTTCGCGATCCTGTGTGAGGCGTTCGACTCACTCCTGAACGCCAACTACGGCGCCCTGCTCCCCGAGCTCTTCCCGGCCGAACGCCGTCGGGCGGTGGCCAACTCGCTGCGGCAGGGCTTCCAGCTCGTGGCTCTGGTGATCTCTCTCGCCGTGACGCCGTTGCTGACCACGCAGGTGCTCGGCACCGAGACCACCACCGAGGGGTTCACCACCACCGCGATCATCTACGGCGGGATCGCGGTCGTGGTGATCGTCTTCATGGCCCTGTCGGTCCGGGAGAACCCGCGCTACTCCACCCGGGAGCGGCCGCGCTTCCTGCCCGCGATCGGCTCGGTGCTGCGCAACCCGCTGTTCTGGCAGGTCGGTCTGGTGGGAGCCTGCTACGGCATCGCGATGGCCCTCGTGCTCAGCGGTGTGCAGCTGTACGTGCGCTACAGCCTGGGTCTTCCGGTCGCCAACGCCCTCTACCTGCAGGGAGCCGTGATCGCCGTCACGGCCCTCGCCCTGCTGGGGTGGACCCGCCTGGTGGCCCGGTTCGGCGCCCCACGGATGTGGCGGATCGCGTTCCTGGTGCTGGCCGCAGGATTCGTCGCGCTGTTCTTCGCCACCGACCTGGTCACCGGCATCCTCGCCGGCGCCGTGCTCGGTCTCGGCTGGTCGGGCATGCTCGCCACCAACGACCTGATCGTCGCGCGGGTGCTCGACGGCGACGCGGCCACCCACGGGGAGCACCGCGAGGGCCTGTTCCTCTCCGCGTTCGGGTTCTTCGGGCGCCTCAACGGGGTGATCACCGGACTCGCGCTCACCTCGCTCGGAGTGTTCTTCGGCTACAACTCCGGTGACGACCCGGGCAGCAATCCGGGCCAGGCATTCCGCATCTACCTCACCGTCTACCCGTTCGCCCTGACCGTGATCGGCGCCGTCGCCTCCCGCTTCATCAAGGTCCCCGAGGCAGGGACAGCGCAGTGA
- the nrdI gene encoding class Ib ribonucleoside-diphosphate reductase assembly flavoprotein NrdI, producing MTGIVYFSSTSENTRRFIDRLDLPARRIPLRPGEDALHVDEPYVLFTPTYGSGNGRGAVPKQVIRFLNDEKNRSLIRGVVAAGNTNFGSGYCLAGNIVARKCQVPHLYNFELLGTTEDVMRVREGLGQFWLRQ from the coding sequence GTGACGGGCATCGTGTACTTCTCCTCGACGTCGGAGAACACGCGCCGGTTCATCGACCGGCTCGATCTTCCGGCGCGGCGGATCCCGCTGCGCCCCGGGGAGGATGCGCTGCACGTGGACGAGCCGTACGTGCTGTTCACGCCCACCTACGGCAGTGGGAACGGCAGAGGAGCAGTACCCAAGCAGGTGATCCGGTTCCTCAACGACGAGAAGAACCGCTCACTGATCCGTGGGGTGGTGGCCGCAGGGAACACGAACTTCGGTTCGGGCTACTGCCTCGCGGGCAACATCGTGGCCCGCAAGTGTCAGGTGCCGCACCTCTACAACTTCGAACTACTAGGAACCACTGAGGACGTCATGCGCGTCCGCGAGGGATTGGGACAGTTTTGGCTCAGGCAGTGA
- a CDS encoding type II toxin-antitoxin system RelE/ParE family toxin — MTRSIVYSPRARQQLTDLYRWIAAASGFPDRAEGYVSAIVDYCDGLASFPFVGVARDDLRPGIRTIGFRRRVVIAFAVTEESVEILGVYYGGRDYETLLRTDTD, encoded by the coding sequence GTGACCCGCAGCATCGTCTACTCACCGCGAGCCAGACAGCAACTCACTGACCTCTACCGCTGGATTGCCGCGGCGTCAGGGTTCCCCGACCGTGCCGAAGGATACGTCTCTGCGATCGTCGACTACTGTGACGGCCTTGCGAGCTTTCCCTTCGTCGGTGTGGCCCGCGATGACCTCAGGCCGGGCATACGCACGATCGGGTTCCGCCGCCGCGTGGTCATCGCGTTCGCTGTGACCGAGGAGTCCGTCGAAATCCTCGGCGTCTATTACGGCGGCCGCGACTACGAAACCTTGCTGCGCACCGACACTGACTGA
- a CDS encoding GntR family transcriptional regulator, protein MTADTRPAHATIAQKLRDELTHYAPGDQFPGDRELAARFQVSPMTARQAVAALVTEGRVYRVRGSGTYVAEQPVHRRMSRLLSFTEHMRRQGRIPSAAVVSMSERDGSREENADLEQPGEGSVIALSRVLNGDGVPFAVEDAVLPLRCAAVRDADLTRSLHAALGECGHRPVRSRGTMTAEPATPQHAKLLDVAIGTALMVQRLLLVDEQELPVQLVVVRYVGERIVFDIDQERPAHLDQPGGPVDAPYTFPSLNSDVG, encoded by the coding sequence ATGACGGCGGACACCCGACCTGCCCACGCGACGATCGCCCAGAAGCTCCGGGACGAGCTCACCCACTACGCACCGGGCGACCAGTTTCCGGGGGATCGCGAGCTCGCCGCGCGATTTCAGGTGAGCCCCATGACGGCGCGGCAAGCTGTGGCTGCGCTGGTGACCGAAGGCCGGGTGTACCGGGTGCGCGGCAGTGGCACCTACGTGGCCGAGCAGCCCGTCCACCGGCGGATGAGCCGGTTGCTCTCGTTCACCGAGCACATGAGACGGCAGGGGCGTATCCCCTCGGCCGCCGTGGTGAGCATGTCCGAACGGGACGGGAGCCGGGAGGAGAACGCGGACCTCGAGCAACCGGGTGAGGGTTCGGTCATCGCGCTCAGCCGTGTCCTCAACGGTGACGGCGTCCCCTTCGCTGTGGAGGACGCCGTCCTGCCGCTACGGTGCGCAGCCGTTCGCGACGCCGACCTGACCCGTTCCCTGCACGCCGCACTGGGTGAGTGCGGGCACCGTCCCGTGCGCTCCCGGGGCACCATGACGGCCGAGCCTGCCACTCCTCAGCACGCCAAGCTCCTCGATGTCGCGATCGGCACAGCCCTCATGGTGCAGCGGCTGCTGCTCGTCGACGAGCAGGAACTCCCGGTGCAGCTCGTCGTCGTCCGCTACGTGGGTGAACGGATCGTCTTCGACATCGATCAGGAGCGTCCGGCGCATCTTGACCAGCCAGGGGGCCCGGTGGATGCGCCGTACACCTTCCCGTCCTTGAACTCTGATGTTGGCTGA
- a CDS encoding class I SAM-dependent methyltransferase, translating to MASTVREAFDAFAPHMRRRPDVEAHDLVAADASDRLILESAGLDHPEPARETTPAIGPPERRIPATSTTTAPVARVVVVGDRYGALTLPLAAANFRVHVHQDALTGERAARLNAVAVGLVQASDVASIVVPGVSWHPLDGDLFAGATLVLMQLPRSLGALDEIAGLIAAHADPAVRVVAGGRVKHMAPAMNGVLARHFDTVTADRGVGKSRVLRASAPRTRVRPATERPGPSARPAHPGALTWPRTERDEATGLTICAHGAAFAGAGVDIGTRLLLSVLDQAPDASRVIDLGCGTGILAVSYARAHPDARVIATDQSAAAVASATATAIANGVAAGSGSAPHPVRGGPPGVTVVRDDALGTQSDASADLIMLNPPFHSGAAVTARIAPRLFADAARVLRPGGELWCVWNSHLRYRPQLEASVGATRQIVRDPKFTVTASVR from the coding sequence ATGGCGTCGACGGTCCGCGAAGCGTTCGACGCATTCGCCCCACACATGCGACGGCGGCCGGATGTCGAGGCGCACGATCTGGTGGCGGCCGACGCAAGCGATCGGCTGATTCTGGAATCGGCCGGCCTCGATCATCCGGAGCCGGCCCGCGAGACCACTCCCGCCATCGGACCTCCGGAGCGACGCATTCCGGCGACGTCCACGACAACTGCGCCCGTGGCACGTGTGGTCGTGGTGGGGGATCGGTACGGTGCGCTCACGCTGCCGCTGGCTGCCGCGAACTTCCGGGTCCACGTGCATCAGGACGCCCTCACCGGAGAACGGGCGGCGCGGCTGAACGCCGTTGCCGTCGGGCTGGTGCAGGCGTCGGACGTCGCCAGCATCGTGGTGCCAGGGGTGAGCTGGCACCCACTGGACGGCGACCTGTTCGCGGGTGCGACTCTCGTGCTGATGCAGTTGCCGCGGTCGCTCGGCGCGCTCGACGAAATCGCAGGCCTGATTGCGGCCCACGCCGACCCGGCGGTTCGCGTCGTTGCGGGCGGTCGCGTGAAGCACATGGCACCCGCGATGAATGGCGTGCTGGCCAGGCACTTCGACACCGTCACGGCCGACAGAGGCGTCGGCAAGTCGCGGGTGCTGCGTGCATCGGCCCCACGAACCCGGGTGCGACCGGCCACCGAACGGCCGGGCCCGAGCGCACGCCCCGCTCACCCCGGCGCGCTGACCTGGCCACGTACAGAACGCGACGAGGCGACAGGACTGACGATCTGCGCACACGGCGCCGCGTTCGCCGGCGCGGGCGTCGACATCGGCACGCGTCTGCTGCTCAGCGTGCTCGACCAGGCGCCGGACGCGTCGCGGGTGATCGACCTGGGGTGCGGCACAGGCATCCTCGCGGTGTCCTACGCACGGGCGCACCCCGATGCACGGGTGATCGCCACCGACCAGTCCGCGGCTGCCGTCGCGTCGGCAACCGCGACGGCCATCGCGAACGGAGTCGCCGCTGGGAGTGGATCGGCTCCGCATCCAGTTCGCGGCGGGCCGCCTGGCGTCACCGTGGTCCGGGACGACGCACTCGGCACCCAGTCCGACGCGTCGGCCGATCTGATCATGCTCAATCCGCCGTTCCACTCCGGCGCTGCGGTGACTGCTCGGATCGCGCCACGCCTGTTCGCCGACGCGGCCCGCGTGCTGCGACCCGGTGGCGAGCTGTGGTGCGTGTGGAACTCGCACCTGCGCTACCGGCCGCAGCTGGAGGCGAGCGTCGGCGCTACCCGGCAGATCGTGCGGGATCCGAAGTTCACCGTCACGGCTTCCGTGCGATAG
- a CDS encoding ribbon-helix-helix domain-containing protein, whose product MRTTKQLSITLPNTMADALRERVASGAYASESEVVRDGLRALFARDEAVETWLRTEVTAAYDELRADPSQAISSEQMRSHLAELHAQRLSESDT is encoded by the coding sequence ATGCGCACGACGAAGCAACTCAGCATCACACTTCCGAACACCATGGCCGACGCTCTCCGCGAACGCGTCGCCTCCGGCGCGTATGCCAGTGAGAGCGAGGTTGTCCGCGACGGTCTACGCGCCCTCTTCGCGCGTGACGAAGCCGTCGAGACGTGGCTGCGCACCGAGGTCACAGCTGCCTACGACGAGCTGCGGGCCGACCCGTCGCAGGCGATCAGTTCCGAGCAGATGCGCAGTCACCTCGCAGAACTCCACGCTCAGCGGCTGTCCGAAAGTGACACGTGA
- the nrdH gene encoding glutaredoxin-like protein NrdH — MTITVFSKPACVQCDATYRALKKHGLDYEVVDISTDAEALESVKALGYQQAPVVFAGGDHWSGFRPDKIKALAAVGVSQTSSALA, encoded by the coding sequence ATGACTATCACCGTCTTCAGCAAGCCGGCTTGTGTGCAGTGCGACGCCACGTACCGCGCGCTCAAGAAGCACGGTCTTGACTACGAGGTGGTGGACATCTCCACCGATGCCGAGGCCCTGGAGTCGGTGAAGGCGCTCGGTTACCAGCAGGCCCCCGTGGTGTTCGCCGGTGGGGACCACTGGTCCGGCTTCCGTCCGGACAAGATCAAGGCGCTCGCGGCTGTGGGGGTCTCGCAGACCTCCTCCGCACTGGCCTGA
- a CDS encoding CehA/McbA family metallohydrolase codes for MPRTVHRLRLGLADLIATPYPTVPFDLPPGADTVEVRLAYDTEAGVIDLGCEGPAGWRGWSGGARDRFVIGPTVATPGYLPGELEPGEWSVQLGLYRLPADPIEVTVTVISPAESPIDPEPAPMPPSEAAPWGSTRLLPAEPGLTWYAGDLHAHSTHSDGEQSLAELAALAVTAGLDFLAVTEHNTVSHHGLLPDLGAALDLTLLPGQEVTTARGHANVFGDVGWIDFRRPADEWIADAQARGGLVSINHPLEGEWAWQHRVPSLPQAVELWHITWFRDLRSTEPWGLWPTWRQDAVLLGGSDYHNPDHGYLPGTPTTWVAAESAAPEAILAGMAAGRTAISHPGPDSAVLLRVGEELVAIGAEGAVLTDIDGRQQLVTGDLARIPRERAGRGPFRLTAPDRRLLAISP; via the coding sequence GTGCCTCGCACCGTCCATCGCCTCCGGCTCGGCCTGGCCGACCTGATCGCGACGCCCTATCCCACCGTTCCCTTCGACCTGCCTCCCGGGGCCGACACCGTCGAGGTGCGCCTGGCCTACGACACCGAGGCCGGCGTCATCGACCTGGGCTGCGAAGGCCCGGCAGGCTGGCGCGGCTGGTCCGGCGGGGCACGCGACCGGTTCGTCATCGGCCCGACCGTCGCCACGCCGGGATATCTGCCCGGCGAGCTGGAACCGGGGGAGTGGTCCGTCCAGCTCGGCCTCTACCGGCTCCCCGCCGACCCGATCGAGGTCACGGTGACGGTGATCAGTCCGGCGGAGTCGCCGATCGACCCTGAGCCCGCACCGATGCCGCCCAGCGAGGCGGCACCCTGGGGGAGTACCCGCCTGCTGCCTGCCGAGCCGGGCCTGACCTGGTACGCGGGCGATCTGCACGCCCACAGCACCCACTCCGACGGCGAGCAGTCCCTGGCCGAGCTGGCCGCGCTCGCCGTCACGGCCGGACTGGACTTCCTGGCCGTGACCGAGCACAACACGGTCTCGCACCACGGACTGCTCCCGGACCTGGGCGCCGCACTCGACCTCACGCTCCTGCCCGGGCAGGAGGTGACCACCGCGCGTGGGCATGCCAACGTCTTCGGCGACGTCGGATGGATCGATTTCCGCCGACCTGCCGACGAGTGGATCGCCGACGCGCAGGCCCGTGGCGGCCTGGTGAGCATCAACCACCCCCTCGAGGGTGAGTGGGCGTGGCAGCACCGGGTCCCCTCACTCCCGCAGGCCGTCGAACTGTGGCACATCACCTGGTTCCGGGACCTGCGCTCCACCGAACCCTGGGGGCTGTGGCCCACCTGGCGGCAGGACGCCGTGCTCCTGGGTGGCAGCGACTACCACAATCCCGATCACGGCTACCTGCCGGGTACCCCCACCACCTGGGTCGCGGCAGAGTCGGCCGCGCCCGAGGCGATCCTGGCCGGGATGGCCGCCGGGCGCACCGCGATCTCCCACCCTGGCCCGGACTCAGCGGTGCTGCTGCGCGTGGGCGAGGAACTGGTCGCCATCGGCGCCGAGGGCGCCGTGCTCACCGATATCGACGGCCGCCAGCAGCTGGTGACCGGCGACCTCGCCCGCATCCCGCGGGAGCGAGCAGGGCGCGGGCCCTTCCGACTCACGGCACCGGATCGTCGCCTCCTCGCGATCAGCCCGTGA